A section of the Enterobacter sp. C2 genome encodes:
- the gcvT gene encoding glycine cleavage system aminomethyltransferase GcvT codes for MAQQTPLYEQHTLCGARMVDFHGWMMPLHYGSQLDEHHAVRTDAGMFDVSHMTIVDLRGSLCRAFLRHLLANDVAKLTQPGKALYSGMLNASGGVIDDLIVYFFTEDHFRLVVNSATREKDLAWITQHAAPFDIEITVRDDLALIAVQGPNAQAKAAGLFTDTQRQAVASMKPFFGVESDGWFIATTGYTGEAGYEIALPSEQAAEFWQALVGAGVKPCGLGARDTLRLEAGMNLYGQEMDEGVSPLAANMGWTIAWEPADRDFIGREALELQRERGTEQLVGLIMTEKGVLRNELPVRFTDASGNSQEGIITSGTFSPTLGYSIALARVPAGIGDTAIVQIRNREMPVKVTKPVFVRAGKAVA; via the coding sequence ATGGCTCAGCAAACCCCTTTATACGAACAACACACGCTGTGCGGTGCCCGCATGGTGGATTTCCACGGCTGGATGATGCCCCTGCACTACGGCTCGCAGCTCGATGAGCACCACGCGGTGCGTACCGATGCCGGTATGTTTGATGTCTCGCATATGACCATCGTCGATCTGCGCGGCAGCCTCTGCCGGGCATTTCTCCGCCATCTGCTGGCCAACGACGTTGCTAAACTGACCCAGCCGGGCAAGGCGCTCTACAGCGGTATGCTCAATGCCTCCGGCGGCGTTATTGACGATCTGATCGTCTACTTCTTTACCGAAGATCATTTCCGCCTCGTGGTGAACTCTGCCACCCGTGAAAAAGATCTCGCCTGGATCACCCAGCACGCGGCTCCCTTTGATATCGAGATTACTGTCCGTGACGATCTGGCGCTGATCGCCGTTCAGGGGCCGAACGCCCAGGCGAAAGCGGCAGGCCTGTTTACCGATACCCAACGTCAGGCCGTGGCAAGCATGAAGCCCTTCTTTGGCGTGGAGTCGGACGGCTGGTTTATCGCTACCACCGGCTACACCGGTGAAGCGGGCTATGAGATTGCGCTGCCGAGTGAGCAGGCAGCGGAGTTCTGGCAGGCGCTGGTTGGCGCAGGCGTGAAGCCCTGCGGCCTGGGCGCGCGCGACACGCTGCGTCTGGAGGCGGGTATGAACCTCTATGGTCAGGAGATGGACGAAGGCGTTTCGCCGCTGGCGGCGAACATGGGCTGGACCATTGCCTGGGAGCCTGCCGATCGTGATTTTATTGGCCGCGAAGCGCTGGAACTACAGCGTGAAAGAGGCACCGAGCAGCTGGTTGGCCTGATCATGACTGAAAAAGGCGTCCTGCGTAACGAACTGCCGGTGCGTTTCACCGATGCCAGCGGCAACTCGCAGGAAGGCATTATCACCAGCGGCACCTTCTCGCCGACGCTGGGCTACAGCATCGCGCTGGCCCGCGTACCGGCCGGGATTGGCGACACGGCTATCGTGCAGATCCGCAACCGTGAAATGCCGGTGAAGGTAACGAAACCTGTTTTTGTGCGCGCTGGCAAAGCCGTCGCGTAA
- the ubiI gene encoding FAD-dependent 2-octaprenylphenol hydroxylase has protein sequence MQSVDVAIVGGGMVGLAVACGLQGSGLRVAVLEQNPPQPLPESAPPALRVSAINAASEKLLTRLGVWSSIVANRASCYHGMEVWDKDSFGRIAFDDRSMGYSHLGHIIENDVIHQALWQRAQQCQDVTLMAPAGVQQVAWGENEAFLTLKDGGMLTARLVVGADGANSWLREKADIALTSWDYRHHALVATIRTDEPHEAVARQVFHGDGILAFLPLSDPHLCSIVWSLPPLEAASMQEATEEAFNQALDMAFDNRLGLCHVESERLVFPLTGRYARQFAAHRLALVGDAAHTIHPLAGQGVNLGFMDAAELVNELKRLHGAGKDIGQHLYLRRYERSRKHSAGVMLASMQGFRELFAGTHPAKKLLRDLGLKLADTLPGVKPQLIRQAMGLNDLPEWLR, from the coding sequence TTGCAAAGTGTAGATGTAGCAATTGTCGGCGGCGGTATGGTTGGTCTGGCGGTAGCCTGCGGATTGCAGGGGAGCGGCCTGCGCGTAGCGGTGCTGGAGCAAAACCCGCCTCAGCCGCTGCCGGAGAGTGCGCCGCCTGCGCTTCGTGTTTCGGCCATCAACGCCGCCAGTGAAAAGCTGCTGACGCGTCTTGGCGTCTGGTCATCTATCGTGGCGAACCGCGCAAGCTGCTATCACGGTATGGAAGTGTGGGACAAAGACAGCTTTGGACGCATCGCTTTTGACGACCGCAGCATGGGCTATAGCCACCTGGGCCATATTATTGAGAACGATGTGATCCATCAGGCGCTGTGGCAGAGAGCGCAGCAGTGTCAGGATGTTACGCTTATGGCACCCGCTGGCGTACAACAGGTCGCCTGGGGTGAAAATGAAGCCTTTTTAACCCTGAAAGATGGCGGCATGCTGACGGCACGGCTGGTGGTTGGCGCGGACGGGGCTAACTCCTGGCTGCGTGAAAAAGCCGATATTGCGCTTACCTCATGGGATTACCGGCATCATGCGCTGGTTGCCACTATCCGCACCGATGAGCCTCACGAGGCGGTGGCACGTCAGGTCTTCCACGGCGACGGCATCCTGGCCTTCCTGCCGCTGAGCGATCCGCATCTCTGCTCCATTGTCTGGTCGTTGCCGCCGCTGGAGGCGGCAAGCATGCAGGAGGCGACAGAGGAGGCCTTCAACCAGGCGCTGGACATGGCGTTCGATAACCGCCTTGGCCTTTGCCACGTTGAGAGCGAGCGGCTGGTGTTTCCGCTGACGGGGCGCTATGCACGCCAGTTTGCCGCACACCGGCTGGCGCTGGTGGGCGATGCCGCGCACACCATCCATCCGCTGGCGGGGCAGGGGGTAAACCTTGGCTTTATGGATGCCGCCGAGTTGGTCAACGAGCTGAAACGCCTGCACGGCGCAGGCAAAGATATCGGTCAGCATCTCTACCTGCGCCGCTATGAGCGCAGCCGTAAACACAGCGCCGGCGTGATGCTGGCGAGTATGCAGGGCTTTCGCGAGCTGTTTGCCGGTACGCACCCGGCGAAAAAGCTGCTGCGCGATCTCGGCCTAAAGCTGGCCGACACGCTGCCGGGGGTTAAGCCGCAGCTTATTCGCCAGGCGATGGGCCTGAACGATCTGCCCGAGTGGTTACGTTAA
- the gcvP gene encoding aminomethyl-transferring glycine dehydrogenase, which yields MTQTLSQLEHRDAFIDRHIGPDAAQQQEMLKTVGADSLNALIGQIVPQDIQLATPPQIGEATTEFAALAELKAIAARNKRFKSYIGMGYTAVQLPPVILRNMLENPGWYTAYTPYQPEVSQGRLEALLNFQQVTLDLTGLDIASASLLDEATAGAEAMAMAKRVSKLKGANRFFVAADVHPQTLDVVRTRAETFGFEIVVDDADKALDHQDLFGVLLQQVGTTGEVHDYSALMSELKARKVVVSVAADFMALVLLTAPGKQGADIVFGSAQRFGVPMGYGGPHAAFFAAKDEFKRSMPGRIIGVSKDAAGNTALRMAMQTREQHIRREKANSNICTSQVLLANIASLYAVFHGPVGLKRIAGRIHRLADILANGLQQKELKLRHAHFFDTLCVEIADKAAVLARAEAAEINLRSDIHNAVGITLDETTTREDVATLFDVIVGDGHGLNIDALDKEVAHDSRSIQPGMLRDDAILSHPVFNRYHSETEMMRYMHSLERKDLALNQAMIPLGSCTMKLNAAAEMIPITWPEFSELHPFCPADQAEGYHQMINQLSEWLVKLTGYDALCMQPNSGAQGEYAGLLAIRHYHESRNDGHRDICLIPSSAHGTNPASAQMAGMQVVVVACDKNGNIDLADLRAKAEQAGDNLSCIMVTYPSTHGVYEETIREVCEIVHQYGGQVYLDGANMNAQVGITSPGFIGADVSHLNLHKTFCIPHGGGGPGMGPIGVKAHLAPFVPGHSVVQIEGMLTRQGAVSAAPFGSASILPISWMYIRMMGAEGLKKASQVAILNANYIATRLQSAFPVLYTGRDGRVAHECILDIRPLKEQSGISELDIAKRLIDYGFHAPTMSFPVAGTLMVEPTESESKAELDRFIDAMLAIRMEIGRVQDGEWTLEDNPLVNAPHIQHELVAEWNHAYSRELAVFPAGAANKYWPTVKRLDDVYGDRNLFCSCVPMSEYQ from the coding sequence ATGACCCAGACTTTAAGCCAGCTTGAACACCGCGACGCTTTTATCGATCGCCACATCGGGCCGGACGCTGCTCAGCAGCAAGAGATGCTGAAAACCGTTGGCGCAGATTCACTTAACGCCCTGATTGGCCAGATTGTCCCGCAGGACATTCAGCTGGCAACGCCGCCGCAGATTGGCGAAGCGACCACGGAGTTTGCCGCGCTGGCCGAGCTGAAAGCCATCGCTGCGCGCAACAAGCGCTTTAAGTCTTACATCGGCATGGGCTACACCGCCGTGCAGCTGCCGCCGGTGATCCTGCGCAATATGCTGGAAAACCCGGGCTGGTACACCGCCTATACCCCTTATCAGCCGGAAGTCTCTCAGGGCCGCCTTGAGGCACTGCTCAACTTCCAGCAGGTCACGCTGGATCTCACCGGTCTCGATATCGCCTCCGCGTCGCTGCTTGATGAAGCAACCGCAGGAGCCGAAGCGATGGCGATGGCCAAACGCGTGAGCAAGCTGAAAGGGGCAAACCGCTTCTTTGTTGCCGCCGACGTGCATCCGCAGACTCTGGACGTGGTGCGCACCCGCGCGGAAACCTTCGGCTTTGAGATTGTGGTCGACGACGCCGACAAAGCGCTGGATCACCAGGATCTCTTCGGCGTGCTGCTCCAGCAGGTAGGCACTACTGGCGAAGTGCATGACTACAGCGCGCTGATGAGTGAGCTGAAAGCACGCAAGGTTGTTGTAAGCGTCGCGGCAGACTTTATGGCGCTGGTGCTGCTGACCGCACCAGGCAAGCAGGGGGCGGATATCGTCTTCGGCTCTGCACAACGCTTCGGCGTGCCGATGGGCTACGGCGGCCCGCACGCGGCCTTCTTTGCCGCCAAAGATGAATTCAAACGCTCCATGCCAGGCCGTATTATCGGCGTATCGAAAGACGCTGCCGGAAACACCGCGCTGCGCATGGCGATGCAGACTCGCGAGCAGCATATCCGCCGCGAGAAAGCGAACTCCAACATCTGTACCTCGCAGGTGCTGCTGGCGAATATCGCCAGCCTCTACGCTGTATTCCACGGCCCGGTTGGGCTGAAGCGCATTGCGGGTCGTATCCATCGCCTGGCCGATATCCTCGCCAACGGCCTGCAGCAGAAAGAATTGAAGCTGCGCCACGCGCACTTCTTTGACACCCTCTGCGTTGAAATTGCCGATAAAGCGGCGGTGCTGGCGCGTGCCGAAGCGGCAGAGATCAACCTGCGCAGCGACATCCATAACGCCGTGGGCATTACGCTTGATGAAACCACCACTCGTGAAGACGTGGCGACGCTGTTTGACGTCATTGTCGGCGATGGTCATGGTCTCAATATCGATGCGCTGGACAAAGAAGTGGCTCACGACAGCCGCTCAATTCAGCCGGGTATGCTGCGTGATGATGCTATTCTGAGCCATCCGGTATTCAACCGCTACCATAGCGAAACCGAGATGATGCGCTACATGCACTCGCTGGAGCGTAAGGATCTGGCCCTGAACCAGGCGATGATCCCGCTTGGCTCCTGCACCATGAAGCTGAACGCCGCCGCAGAGATGATCCCTATCACCTGGCCTGAGTTCTCCGAGCTGCATCCGTTCTGCCCGGCAGACCAGGCGGAAGGGTATCATCAGATGATCAATCAGCTCTCTGAGTGGCTGGTGAAGCTGACCGGCTACGACGCCCTCTGCATGCAGCCGAACTCCGGCGCGCAGGGCGAGTACGCGGGCCTGCTGGCGATCCGCCACTACCATGAGAGCCGCAACGACGGCCATCGCGATATCTGCCTGATCCCCAGCTCCGCCCACGGCACCAACCCGGCGTCGGCGCAGATGGCCGGCATGCAGGTGGTCGTGGTCGCCTGCGATAAAAACGGTAACATCGACCTGGCCGATCTGCGTGCCAAGGCCGAGCAGGCAGGTGATAACCTCTCCTGCATCATGGTGACCTATCCGTCTACCCACGGGGTTTACGAGGAGACGATCCGCGAAGTGTGCGAAATCGTCCATCAGTACGGCGGTCAGGTCTACCTCGACGGCGCGAACATGAACGCTCAGGTAGGGATCACCTCCCCTGGCTTTATCGGCGCGGACGTGTCGCACCTCAACCTGCATAAAACCTTCTGTATTCCGCACGGCGGCGGCGGTCCAGGTATGGGGCCTATCGGCGTGAAAGCGCACCTGGCACCGTTTGTACCAGGCCACAGCGTAGTACAGATTGAAGGGATGCTGACCCGTCAGGGCGCGGTCTCTGCCGCCCCGTTCGGCAGCGCCTCTATTCTGCCAATCAGCTGGATGTATATCCGTATGATGGGCGCAGAAGGGCTGAAGAAAGCCAGCCAGGTGGCGATCCTCAATGCTAACTACATTGCTACCCGTCTGCAGTCGGCCTTCCCGGTACTCTATACCGGTCGCGATGGTCGTGTAGCGCACGAGTGCATTCTGGATATTCGTCCGCTGAAAGAGCAGAGCGGCATTAGCGAGCTGGATATTGCCAAGCGTCTAATTGACTACGGCTTCCACGCGCCAACCATGTCCTTCCCGGTGGCGGGTACGCTGATGGTGGAACCAACGGAGTCCGAAAGCAAAGCCGAGCTGGACCGCTTTATTGATGCGATGCTGGCTATCCGCATGGAGATCGGTCGCGTGCAGGACGGCGAGTGGACGCTAGAGGACAACCCGTTGGTTAACGCTCCGCATATTCAGCACGAGCTGGTAGCGGAATGGAACCACGCCTACAGCCGCGAGCTGGCGGTCTTCCCGGCAGGGGCAGCGAACAAGTACTGGCCGACCGTGAAGCGTCTTGATGACGTCTACGGTGACCGCAACCTGTTCTGCTCCTGCGTACCGATGAGCGAATATCAGTAA
- the ubiH gene encoding 2-octaprenyl-6-methoxyphenyl hydroxylase: protein MSVIIVGGGMTGATLALAISRLTHGTLPVHLIEATAPEEQAHPGFDARAIALAEGTCQHLARLGIWQHIAQCATPITSVHVSDRGHAGFVTLEAQDYRVDALGHVVELHEVGQRLFSLLRRASGVTLHCPDRVNDFTRSEEGVSVTLESGKTLQGSLLVAADGSRSALAAQCGIGWQQTPYHQVALIANVTTSLAGQGRAFERFTEHGPLALLPMSQGRYSLVWCHPLEKRDEVMAWSDERFCHELQSAFGWRLGRIVHAGTRNAYPLTLTTASSPVSHRVVLVGNAAQTLHPIAGQGFNLGMRDVMSLAETLAEARAENSDIGAYRVLRGYQQRRQSDKEATIGVTDGLVQLFANRWSPLVAGRNAGLMAMELFTPARDVLAQRTLGWVAQ from the coding sequence ATGAGCGTAATAATCGTCGGCGGCGGGATGACCGGCGCTACGCTTGCGCTGGCCATTTCGCGCCTGACGCACGGCACGCTGCCGGTGCACCTTATCGAAGCCACGGCTCCGGAAGAGCAGGCGCATCCTGGCTTTGATGCGCGTGCCATTGCGCTGGCCGAAGGCACCTGCCAGCATCTGGCGCGGCTCGGCATCTGGCAGCATATTGCCCAGTGCGCCACGCCCATCACCAGTGTTCACGTAAGCGATCGCGGTCATGCGGGCTTCGTGACGCTGGAAGCACAGGACTATCGCGTCGACGCGCTCGGGCACGTTGTAGAGCTGCACGAGGTGGGGCAGCGGCTATTTTCGCTGCTACGCCGCGCCTCCGGCGTCACGCTGCACTGTCCTGACCGGGTCAACGACTTTACCCGCAGCGAAGAGGGCGTCAGCGTGACCCTGGAGAGCGGTAAAACGCTGCAGGGAAGCCTGCTAGTGGCGGCGGACGGTTCCCGCTCGGCGCTGGCAGCGCAGTGCGGTATCGGCTGGCAGCAGACGCCGTATCATCAGGTGGCGCTGATCGCCAACGTGACTACCTCGCTTGCCGGCCAGGGGAGAGCCTTCGAGCGCTTCACCGAGCATGGCCCGCTGGCGCTGCTGCCTATGTCGCAGGGGCGCTACTCGCTGGTCTGGTGTCATCCACTGGAGAAGCGCGATGAGGTGATGGCCTGGTCCGATGAACGCTTCTGCCACGAGCTACAAAGCGCGTTTGGCTGGCGGCTTGGGCGCATTGTCCACGCGGGCACCCGCAATGCCTATCCGCTGACGTTAACCACCGCTTCATCGCCGGTATCGCACCGTGTGGTGCTGGTGGGCAACGCTGCCCAGACGCTGCACCCTATCGCCGGGCAGGGGTTCAACCTCGGCATGCGCGATGTGATGAGCCTGGCCGAGACGCTGGCCGAAGCGCGGGCAGAGAACAGCGACATTGGGGCTTATCGGGTGCTGCGCGGCTATCAGCAGCGCCGCCAGAGTGACAAAGAGGCGACAATCGGCGTTACCGACGGGCTGGTGCAGCTGTTTGCTAACCGCTGGTCACCGCTGGTTGCGGGTCGCAACGCCGGCCTGATGGCAATGGAACTTTTTACCCCGGCACGCGACGTGCTGGCGCAGCGAACCCTTGGATGGGTCGCACAATAA
- a CDS encoding SDR family oxidoreductase: MGIALVTGASRGIGRATALELAREGYGVAVNYHHNVDAATDVVNSIAAAGGRAFAVQADISDEAQVLAMFARLDEENEPLTALVNNAGILFEQSTIENLSAERINRVLATNVTGYFLCCREAVKRMSFKHGGKGGAIVNVSSAASRLGAPGEYVDYAASKGAVDSLTTGLSLEVAAQGIRVNCVRPGLIYTDIHASGGEPGRVDRVKSMLPMQRGGQPEEVAQAIVWLLSEKASYVTGSFIEMAGGK; encoded by the coding sequence ATGGGTATTGCACTGGTAACCGGCGCAAGCCGGGGAATTGGCAGGGCTACGGCGCTGGAGTTGGCACGTGAAGGCTACGGCGTGGCGGTTAACTATCATCACAACGTGGATGCGGCAACCGACGTAGTGAACTCGATTGCTGCTGCGGGCGGCAGAGCTTTCGCAGTACAGGCAGATATCAGCGATGAAGCGCAGGTGCTGGCGATGTTCGCTCGTCTCGACGAGGAGAACGAGCCGCTGACCGCGCTGGTCAATAACGCAGGCATTCTGTTTGAGCAATCGACCATCGAAAATCTGTCGGCCGAACGCATCAACCGTGTGCTGGCTACCAACGTAACGGGCTACTTTCTCTGCTGTCGCGAAGCGGTAAAGCGCATGTCGTTTAAACATGGCGGCAAGGGTGGGGCGATAGTGAATGTCTCCTCCGCGGCTTCACGCCTGGGCGCACCGGGTGAATATGTGGATTACGCGGCTTCCAAAGGGGCGGTAGATTCGCTGACCACTGGTTTATCACTCGAGGTGGCGGCGCAGGGCATTCGCGTCAACTGCGTACGCCCTGGCCTGATTTATACCGACATTCACGCCTCTGGCGGCGAGCCGGGACGCGTGGATCGAGTCAAGTCCATGCTGCCGATGCAGCGCGGCGGTCAGCCGGAAGAGGTAGCGCAGGCGATTGTCTGGCTGCTAAGCGAGAAGGCGTCGTACGTGACGGGCAGTTTTATTGAGATGGCGGGCGGCAAGTAG
- a CDS encoding 6-phospho-beta-glucosidase, which yields MKKITLPKDFLWGGAVAAHQVEGGWNKGGKGPSICDVLTGGAHGVPREITQDVVPGKYYPNHEAVEFYSHYKEDIKLFAEMGFKCFRTSIAWTRIFPNGDEQTPNEEGLKFYDDMFDELLKYDIEPVITLSHFEMPLHLVQAYGGWTNRKVVDFFVRFAEVVFERYKSKVKYWMTFNEINNQRNWRAPLFGYCCSGVVYTEHENPEETMYQVLHHQFVASALAVKAAREINPEMQVGCMLAMVPLYPFSCKPEDVMYAQESMRERWVFTDVQLRGYYPSYVLNEWERRGFDIKMEANDEQILREGTCAYLGFSYYMTNAVKAEGGSGDAISGFEGSVPNPHVKASDWGWQIDPVGLRYALCELYERYQKPLFIVENGFGAYDKVEEDGSINDDYRIDYLRAHVEEMIKAVTYDGVDLMGYTPWGCIDCVSFTTGQYSKRYGFIYVNKHDDGTGDMSRSRKKSFEWYKAVIASNGENL from the coding sequence ATGAAAAAGATCACCTTACCAAAAGACTTTTTATGGGGCGGCGCGGTCGCTGCGCATCAGGTTGAAGGCGGCTGGAACAAAGGCGGTAAAGGCCCGAGCATCTGCGACGTACTGACCGGCGGCGCGCACGGCGTACCGCGTGAGATCACCCAGGACGTTGTGCCCGGCAAATACTATCCGAACCACGAAGCCGTTGAGTTCTACAGCCACTACAAAGAAGACATCAAGCTGTTTGCCGAGATGGGCTTTAAGTGTTTCCGTACCTCTATCGCCTGGACCCGTATCTTCCCGAACGGCGACGAACAGACGCCGAACGAAGAGGGTCTGAAGTTCTATGACGATATGTTCGATGAGCTGCTGAAATATGACATCGAGCCGGTGATCACCCTCTCCCACTTTGAGATGCCCCTGCATCTGGTGCAGGCCTACGGCGGCTGGACCAACCGTAAAGTGGTGGATTTCTTTGTGCGCTTCGCCGAAGTGGTCTTCGAGCGCTATAAGAGCAAGGTCAAATACTGGATGACCTTTAACGAGATCAACAACCAGCGTAACTGGCGCGCGCCGCTGTTTGGCTACTGCTGCTCCGGCGTGGTCTATACCGAGCATGAAAATCCGGAAGAGACCATGTACCAGGTGCTGCACCACCAGTTCGTTGCCAGCGCGCTGGCGGTGAAGGCCGCACGGGAGATCAATCCTGAGATGCAGGTTGGCTGCATGCTGGCCATGGTGCCGCTCTATCCGTTCTCCTGTAAGCCAGAAGACGTGATGTATGCTCAGGAGTCAATGCGCGAGCGCTGGGTCTTTACCGACGTGCAGCTGCGCGGCTACTACCCCTCCTACGTTCTGAACGAGTGGGAACGTCGCGGCTTTGATATCAAAATGGAAGCCAACGACGAGCAGATCCTGCGAGAGGGTACCTGCGCCTACCTCGGCTTCAGCTACTACATGACCAACGCGGTGAAAGCGGAAGGCGGCAGCGGTGACGCGATCTCTGGCTTTGAAGGCAGCGTGCCAAACCCGCACGTTAAAGCCTCTGACTGGGGCTGGCAGATTGACCCGGTCGGCCTGCGCTATGCTCTGTGCGAGCTGTACGAGCGCTACCAGAAGCCGCTGTTTATCGTGGAAAACGGCTTTGGCGCGTACGATAAAGTGGAAGAGGATGGCAGCATCAATGACGACTACCGCATTGATTACCTGCGCGCCCACGTGGAAGAGATGATCAAAGCCGTGACCTACGACGGCGTCGATCTGATGGGCTACACCCCGTGGGGCTGCATCGACTGCGTCTCCTTCACTACCGGCCAGTACAGCAAGCGCTATGGCTTTATCTATGTGAACAAGCACGACGACGGCACCGGGGATATGTCCCGCTCCCGTAAGAAGAGCTTTGAGTGGTACAAAGCCGTGATCGCCAGCAATGGTGAGAACCTGTAA
- a CDS encoding MurR/RpiR family transcriptional regulator, protein MFNHSAVASLNNLEMMVYNVVIKNRDKVMYMTIRELADAAGVSTTTVLRFCRKLECEGYSEFRVRFKLYLAQSEPQPANFGASEIISFFKSVNNDEFDRLLDQATDIILASERIIFVGVGTSGSLAKYGARFFSNVGKFSNHVDDPYFPVTNDMAKNALAIVLSVSGETEEILRFASQFSLHRCKVMSITSHEHSALAKLADFNLSWHIPQTRISGGYDLTTQIPVIYILETLGRKLAKKLA, encoded by the coding sequence CTGTTTAACCACTCCGCTGTTGCCAGCCTCAACAACCTTGAGATGATGGTCTACAACGTGGTCATTAAAAATCGCGACAAGGTGATGTACATGACCATTCGCGAACTGGCCGATGCCGCAGGCGTCTCTACCACTACCGTTCTTCGCTTCTGCCGCAAACTGGAATGCGAAGGCTACTCAGAGTTTCGCGTGCGCTTTAAATTATATTTAGCACAAAGCGAACCGCAGCCCGCTAATTTTGGTGCCAGCGAAATTATTAGCTTTTTTAAAAGCGTTAATAACGATGAATTCGACCGCCTGCTGGATCAGGCAACCGATATTATTTTAGCTTCTGAACGAATTATATTTGTCGGCGTCGGCACCTCCGGATCGTTAGCAAAATATGGCGCACGCTTCTTTTCCAACGTGGGTAAATTCAGCAATCACGTTGACGATCCCTATTTTCCCGTTACTAACGATATGGCAAAAAATGCGCTGGCAATTGTTCTCTCCGTCTCCGGTGAAACAGAGGAGATCCTGCGCTTCGCCAGCCAGTTCAGCCTGCATCGCTGTAAGGTGATGTCGATCACCAGCCACGAGCACTCGGCGCTGGCTAAGCTGGCAGATTTTAATCTCTCCTGGCATATTCCCCAGACGCGCATTTCAGGGGGCTACGATCTGACCACCCAAATTCCTGTGATCTATATTCTTGAAACTCTGGGCCGCAAGCTGGCGAAAAAATTAGCCTAA
- the gcvH gene encoding glycine cleavage system protein GcvH, translated as MSNVPGDLKYSKEHEWLRKEADGSYTVGITEHAQELLGDMVFVDLPDVGATVSAGDDCAVAESVKAASDIYAPVSGEIVAVNDALSDNPELVNSEPYAGGWIFKIKASDEAEVEALLDATAYESLLEDE; from the coding sequence ATGAGCAATGTACCTGGCGACCTGAAATACAGTAAAGAACACGAATGGCTGCGCAAAGAGGCAGACGGCTCCTACACCGTTGGCATCACTGAACATGCGCAGGAGCTGCTGGGCGATATGGTGTTCGTTGACCTGCCGGACGTGGGCGCTACCGTCAGCGCGGGCGATGACTGTGCTGTTGCAGAATCCGTTAAGGCGGCCTCTGATATCTATGCACCGGTGAGCGGCGAGATCGTGGCAGTCAACGACGCGCTCAGCGACAATCCAGAGCTGGTCAACAGCGAGCCATACGCTGGCGGCTGGATCTTTAAAATCAAGGCCAGCGACGAAGCAGAGGTTGAAGCCCTGCTGGACGCGACCGCATACGAATCTCTGCTAGAAGACGAGTAA